The Erpetoichthys calabaricus chromosome 6, fErpCal1.3, whole genome shotgun sequence genome includes the window acaggttttcccgtggctggtctgtagagataacaggaggaggtttagtgcaccctgccaccccctggcctggcgtggaattacatttgcttggtccatacaatgtccccctactcgcacatgtgtgacaacagactgccaatgaaatgtaaaaactataaaataagactactgcaacaatctatgattatacagtatctcacaaaagtgagtacacccctcacatttttgtaaatattttatgatatcttttcatgggacagcactgaagatatgacactttaatgtaaagtagtccgtgtacagcttgtataacggTGAAAATTTGCtatcccctcaaaataactcaacacacagctattaatgtctaaaccgctggcaacaaaagtgagtacaccactAAGTGAAAAacgtccaaattgtgcccaattagccctTTTCCcaccccggtgtcatgtgactcgttagtgttacaaggtctcaggtgtgttaaagtTGTTGttctcgctctcacactctcatactggtcactggaagttcaacatggcacctcatggcaaagaactctctgaggatctgaaaacaagaattgttgctctacataaagatggcctcggctataagaaatttgccaacaccctgaaactgagctgcagcacggtggccaagaccatacagcgacaGGTTTAACACGACAGGTTCCACtgagaacaggcctcgccatggccgaccaaagaagttgagtgcatgtgctcagcgtcatatccagaggttgtcttttgaaaatagacatatgagtgctgccagcattggtGCAGAGATCAGCCTGTCAATGCTCAGACCACACGCCCGCCGCACacggcatcaaattggtctgcgaGGCTgttgtcccagaaggaagcctcttctaaagatgatgcacaagaaagcccacaaacagtttgctgaagacaagcagactaaggaacatggattactggaaccatgccctgtggtctgatgagaccaagatgaacttatttggttcagatggtgtcaagcgtgtgtggcggcaaccaggtgaggagtacaaagacaagtgtgtcttgcctacagtcaagcatggtgatgggagtgtcatggtttggggctgcatgagtgctgccagcactggggagctacagttcattgagggaaccatgaatgccaacatgtactgtgacctaCTGAAGCAGAGCTTTTGAAActgaacatgataacgaccccaaacacacctccaagatgaccactgccttgctaaagaaactgagggtaaaggtgctggactggccaagcatgtctccagacctaaaccctattgagcatctgtgaggaaggtggaggagcgcaaggtctctaacatccaccagctctgtgatgtcgtcatggaggagtggaagaggattccagtggcaacctgtgaagctcgtgtgaactccatgcccaagagagttaaggcagtgctggaatagaatggtggccacacaaaatattgacactttgggcacaatttggaccttTTTCACTTAggagtgtactcacttttgttgccaacagtttagacattaatggctgtgtgttgagttattttgaggggacagaaaATTTACACTGTGACACAAGCTGTACATGGACTACTTGACATTGTATCAaggtgtcatatcttcagtgttgtcccatgaaaagatatcataaagtatttacaaaaatgtgaggggtgtactcacttttgtgagatacttgTATGTAGacggtgcaactgacgccatagatgaaattcagtaaatcaccgactgcacttgaactggccgCACGCAGCActcagaggccaacgctgatgctggcaggccagtctagtgcagcggctgaatcccagggacagtgatgctgaatcactagggggcgccagtggtcaggagctggctgctcaacgaatggactgcacggactgatcagctccagctgATTGCTtcaatcttgtctttgcacaatgccttgtcttgtttgtgttttaattttaattttacattttaattttaattatattttaaatattatttaaatttttttatttgcatttcatgttgttacactgtggaccctgagcttcgcaattttgtttatctgtatacttgtatatggttgagatgaaagtaaagttcgctttgactttgatatttgtggagtaaaccgcaagacaaggattagatttttatattatgtactttaAAGAACCGtcagcaacaaatcaaatcaaataaataatacattgaacaattattacaaaaaggCACAGTTGAATAAATAGGactgtgcagctgcatgaataaaaggaaaaatggtagtagtagtagtagtagtagtttatttacagtggtgtgaaaaactatttgcccccttcctgatttcttattcttttgcatgtttgtatgtttctgccacacctgtttcaatcaagaaatcgctTAAATAGGAGCTGGCCTGACatagagaagtagaccaaaagcacctcaaaagctagacatcatgccaagatccaaagaaattcaggaacaaatgagaacagaagtaatttgagatctatcagtctggtaaaggttataaagccatttctaaagctttgggactccagcgaaccacagtgagagccattatccacaaatggcaaaaaacatggaacagtggtgaaccttcccaggagtggccggccgaccaaaattaccccaagagcgcagagacgactcatacgagaggtcacaaaagaccccagggacaacgtctaaagaactgcaggcctcacttgcctcaattaaggtcagtgttcacgactccaccataagaaagagactgggcaaaaacagcctgcatggcagatttccaagacgcaaaccattgttaagcaaaaagaacattagggctcgtctcaattttgctaagaaacatctcaatgattgccagacttttgggaaaataccttgtggactgatgagacaaaagttgaactttttggaaggcaaatgtcccgttacatctggcggtaaaaggaacacagcatttcagaaaaagaacatcataccaacagtaaaatatggtggtggtagtgtgatggtctgggttgttttgctgcttcaggacctggaaggcatgctgtgatagatggaaccatgaattctactgtctaccaaaaaatcctgaaggagaatgtccagccatctgttcgtcaactcaagctgaagcgatcttgggtgctgcaacaggacaatgacccaaaacacacagcaaatccacctctgaatggctgaagaaaaacaaaatgaagactttggagtggcctagtcaaagtcctgacctgaaatccaattgagatgctatggcatgaccttaaaaaaggcggttcatgctagaaaaccctcaaataaggCTGAATtacaacaagtttttcacaccactgtatatagcacccttcacagacaaaaggtcacagagtgctaaacagcaaatacagtacaaatacaacagttaaaacaaaacatgaacaaaactaataaaaataataaagaaacaaactggaattattcagcactgattaaaagcctgtttaaaaagaaatgttttcagttgttttttaaaagaatcaacagactcggcTATTCCATAGTCTCGGTGCCACAGGCTGAAAGGCACAATCCCCACGGGTTTTTAGCCGAGTGTGTGGGGCAACTAGAAGGCCCTGTTGCCCTGATCTAAGAGTCTGACAAGCTGTATAACAATGGAACAGGCTGCAtaggtactcaggagcttgtccatAATCAGCTTTGAAAGTAAGTTCCAaaacttataaaaataataataataatacattttatttatatagcgcctttcccatgctcaaggcgctttacagagtcttagaaaaaaaaaacagcagggtatatgtaacattggatacaaatgttttcctgaaaagaacaatgaaacagataaaagTAAATCCAGATCAACACAATTCGAGTcaattgcatccatgaactatacatacTATAGAAAGAAAGTGAACAATTACAAAAAGTTTAAgttcaatgcaaattttaacgaAAAGAGTTGATAACAGGGAGGAGTGGAagcaacatgcgtgcgccagcgtcccctcctcTGACTTAGGAGCCTGGCAGCTACAAGTTGGACAAACTGAAGAcgtgagagagaggacttgctcaaCATTACAGTAAATGTATCCGGGTCTACCCCAATCTGAAGCCCTGGATGACCAGGGAAGTCCGGAGGCTGCTGAAAGAGAGGAGCACTGCCTTCAGGTCTGGTGACAAGGCCCTCTACAGCACAGCCCATACCAGCCTAAAGAtgggcatccgagaggccaagtcAGACTATAAAAGGAAGATCGAGGAACACCTGGATAGCAACAACGGCAGGCAAGTGTGAATGGGTGTCCAGCATatgaccaactacaggaccagtccCGGAGCTGTGGGAGGTGATTTATCGCTGGCTGAGGAACTGAACCACTACTTTGCCCGGTTTGAAGTGAATCCACCAGAGACAGCCAGGCCCCATCCAGATACCAACAACAGCCCCATCTTCACAGTGGGGGAGCACGAGGTGAGACGCTCGCTGCGGGCTGTCAACCCACGGAAGGCAGCTGGACCTGACGGCATCACAGGACACGTGCTGACAGACTGTGCAGACCAACTGGCTGGGGTCTTCACCAGGATATTCACccagtctctgtctcagtccactgtgccatcctgcctGAAATCCTCTGTCATAGTGGCCAAGAAACAGACCATCCCCAGtcttaatgactacaggccagttgcactgacccctgtggttatgaagtgcttcaagaagctcatcaggaaccacatcatgtcattcattcctcccatgcttgatccgcaccagtttgcctacagagcaaacaggtctacggaggacgctgtggccactgttctccatgctgttctgtcccatctggagcagcaggggagctaTGCACGGCTGCTCTTCATAGacttcagctctgcctttaataccatcttacCCCACAGACTGGTGACTGGTGACATAGGACTTCCACACTCCACCTGcctttggatcaaggacttcctgagtgatcgcactcagagggttagagtgggtcctacttctccacacccatcagcctcagcactggctctccacagggctgtgtgctgagccccctgctctatacCCTCTTCACCCATGATTGCATTCCTGCCCACCACAGTAACACCATTGTTAAGTTCACTGACGATACCACGGTagtagggctcatctctggggggatgagtccgcctacagggatgaggtggagaGGCTGGAAACGTGGTGTAGGGATAACAACGTGTTCctaaatatagccaagaccaaggagctcatcgtgTCCAGCATatgaccaactacaggaccagtccTGGAGCTGTGGGAGGTGATTTATCCCTGGCTGAGGAACTGAACCACTACTTTGCCCGGTTTGAAGTGGATCCACCAGAGACAGCCAGGCCCCATCCATATACCAACAACAGCCCCATCTTCACAGTGGGGGAGCACGAGGTGAGACGCACGCTGCGGGCTGTCAACCCACGGAAGGCAGCTGGACCTGACGGCATCACAGGACgcatgctgaaagactgtgcagaccaaCTGGCTGGGGTCTTCACCAGGATACACAGTCTcagtccactgtgccatcctgcctGAAATCCTCTGTCATAGTGGCCAAGAAACAGACCCTCCCCAGtcttaatgactacaggccagttgcactgacccctgtggttatgaagtgcttcgagaagctCATCAGGAACCACATCATGTCATTCATTCCTCCCATGCTTGAGCCGCACCAGTTTGCCTACAGATCAAACAGGTCTACGAAGGACGCTGTGGCCACTGTTCTCCATGCTTCAGGAAAaaggcagacaacatccagccactcatcatcaatGGGTACTGTGTGGAGAGGGTTTCAGACTTCCacttcttgggagtcaccattagggaggacttgatctggggaacacacactgctgaggtagtaaagaaggcccaaaagagactgAGGGTgctcaggaagaacaacatccctgagaaactgctggCGTCCTTTTACTGCTGCACAGTAGACAGCATCCTGGtctactgtctctgtgtgtggCTTTCCAGCTGCACAGCAGCACGGAGGAaggagctccacagggtcattaaggtcacCCAGCGGACAGTCGGCTGTCCTCTCCgctcactagaagaactacatagttcctATTGCCTCTGGAgcgtcaagaaaattcttcaggacccatcacacccaggacgTGTTTCAGATCtataaagactaagacaaatagcctgagaaacagtttctgtccttcagccatcaccatgctgaatgctgctaagtggtcaatctgaccgagtgcaccttcatgtttacaatacagctctaAGTCAACATAAGGAtaagggacaagtgcaatataatgtatgtatgagtggaaaatattgttctgctgttatggactattttggtacttattttattcccttttaattttagttttaacttgaataattgagattttattttattttttttttgc containing:
- the LOC127528439 gene encoding uncharacterized protein LOC127528439 encodes the protein MGVQHMTNYRTSPGAVGGDLSLAEELNHYFARFEVNPPETARPHPDTNNSPIFTVGEHEVRRSLRAVNPRKAAGPDGITGHVLTDCADQLAGVFTRIFTQSLSQSTVPSCLKSSVIVAKKQTIPSLNDYRPVALTPVVMKCFKKLIRNHIMSFIPPMLDPHQFAYRANRSTEDAVATVLHAVLSHLEQQGSYARLLFIDFSSAFNTILPHRL